The following are encoded in a window of Sphaerisporangium siamense genomic DNA:
- a CDS encoding phage tail protein, whose product MTCAPQPPTFRLLDAYVGWEVTGPPGDTGLTGFDDPAGVRLAYAGNSPAGPTRRHLLPWFPDRRLAPGCRPGAWYLAVPGGPRLLRRDACGWTPVWRGDRDPGLARHPVSVAARGHRVALVERDRVLVWRREGEQLAGVVKVRGARRAALAPGDEVLVAREDGTDLWRFASDGRPRGVLRTGIPGEIAGLLAGPGRAIWVLADDGSPRIYRGGRHRPFEPATLEELAAAVPPSGLVSAGEDGFRLTENGADGETTRCYTWRGRPRPGDPPEPEAYVPAGQYVTARIDSGLSRCRWHRVRVDADVPPGTAVGVEIVVSEDDRYAESDWQAAPPGTTDFLVDQPPGRFLTLRLRLSGDGAATPVVRRIRLDFPRATSADLLPPAFRQDPAADDFTERFLSLFDASLEELDRVIERHPALLDPAGVPDRALPWLAGLLGLSFEAGWDARTRRALLAAAPELYRRRGTPWALKKAVRIVFGVKPVLDELTGDRQWAQVRRLASGSGPGLGAVRLFGRSSSRFRVGGSALGGAPLRAFGDPDGDPQAAHAHRFRVLLPAGSADERALGRLVERQAPAHTAGSVRLGGAGFVVGARSTVGVDTAFVPLPPPVLGGALRLNRDGVLRPGPKGAHAGVSAGVISAVGVHTQLS is encoded by the coding sequence GTGACGTGCGCTCCCCAGCCTCCGACCTTCCGCCTGCTCGACGCCTACGTCGGGTGGGAGGTGACCGGCCCGCCCGGCGACACCGGGCTCACCGGGTTCGACGACCCGGCCGGCGTCCGCCTGGCCTACGCCGGGAACTCCCCCGCGGGGCCGACCCGGCGCCACCTGCTGCCGTGGTTCCCCGACCGCAGGCTCGCGCCCGGCTGCCGGCCCGGCGCCTGGTACCTGGCCGTGCCCGGCGGGCCCCGGCTGCTGCGCCGCGACGCGTGCGGCTGGACGCCGGTGTGGCGGGGCGACCGCGATCCCGGCCTGGCCCGCCACCCGGTGTCGGTGGCCGCGCGGGGACACCGCGTCGCGCTGGTGGAGCGGGACCGGGTGCTGGTGTGGCGGCGGGAGGGCGAACAGCTCGCCGGGGTCGTCAAGGTACGCGGCGCGCGGCGCGCCGCGCTCGCCCCGGGTGACGAGGTGCTGGTGGCCCGCGAGGACGGCACGGACCTGTGGCGGTTCGCCTCGGACGGGCGGCCCCGCGGCGTGCTGCGCACCGGCATCCCCGGCGAGATCGCCGGGCTGCTCGCCGGGCCGGGCCGGGCGATCTGGGTGCTGGCCGACGACGGGTCCCCGCGCATCTATCGCGGCGGGCGGCACCGCCCGTTCGAGCCCGCCACCCTGGAGGAGCTGGCCGCCGCCGTCCCCCCGAGCGGGCTGGTCTCGGCGGGCGAGGACGGCTTCCGCCTCACGGAGAACGGCGCGGACGGCGAGACGACCCGGTGCTACACCTGGCGCGGCCGGCCGCGGCCCGGGGACCCGCCCGAGCCGGAGGCGTACGTGCCGGCCGGGCAGTACGTCACCGCCCGCATCGACAGCGGCCTGTCGCGGTGCCGCTGGCACCGCGTCCGCGTGGACGCCGACGTCCCCCCGGGGACGGCGGTGGGCGTCGAGATCGTGGTGTCCGAGGACGACCGGTACGCCGAGTCCGACTGGCAGGCCGCGCCGCCCGGGACCACCGACTTCCTGGTGGACCAGCCGCCCGGCCGGTTCCTCACGCTGCGCCTGCGGCTGTCCGGCGACGGCGCCGCGACCCCGGTCGTGCGGAGGATCCGCCTGGACTTCCCGCGTGCCACCAGCGCGGACCTGCTGCCCCCCGCGTTCCGCCAGGACCCGGCGGCCGACGACTTCACCGAGCGCTTCCTGTCGCTGTTCGACGCCTCGCTGGAGGAACTGGACCGGGTCATCGAACGCCACCCCGCGCTGCTCGACCCGGCCGGGGTGCCCGACCGGGCGCTGCCCTGGCTCGCGGGCCTGCTCGGCCTGTCGTTCGAGGCGGGGTGGGACGCGCGGACGCGGCGGGCGCTGCTGGCCGCGGCCCCGGAGCTCTACCGCCGCCGCGGCACGCCGTGGGCGCTGAAGAAGGCGGTGCGCATCGTCTTCGGGGTCAAGCCGGTGCTGGACGAGCTGACGGGCGACCGTCAGTGGGCCCAGGTCCGGCGGCTCGCGTCGGGCTCCGGGCCGGGGCTCGGGGCCGTACGGCTGTTCGGCCGGTCGTCGAGCCGGTTCCGGGTGGGCGGCTCCGCCCTGGGCGGCGCGCCGCTGCGCGCGTTCGGCGACCCGGACGGGGACCCGCAGGCCGCGCACGCGCACCGCTTCCGCGTGCTGCTGCCCGCCGGGTCGGCCGACGAGCGCGCGCTCGGGCGGCTGGTCGAACGGCAGGCCCCCGCGCACACCGCGGGGTCGGTGCGGCTCGGCGGCGCGGGTTTCGTGGTCGGCGCCCGGTCCACGGTCGGGGTGGACACCGCGTTCGTCCCGTTGCCCCCGCCCGTGCTGGGCGGCGCGCTGCGGCTGAACCGCGACGGGGTGCTGAGGCCGGGGCCGAAGGGAGCGCACGCCGGGGTGAGCGCCGGAGTGATCTCCGCCGTGGGCGTGCACACGCAATTGTCTTGA
- a CDS encoding putative baseplate assembly protein yields MTGQVWWERAADDDAEGRIVPGPGPSGVRPELVEATREAVRAAVRARIPGYTPDWTNSDRRDAGVALVRLFGTQAEPVLARVNRLPEKALAEHLATAGVRRRPAGAAVALLEFAVNPPDGASVLVPAGFQATVSGTAGQVIYETDEDLYATPATLAALAVQEAGSLQAIVLGPAGPGRPFAPFRRAPEPGNGLWIGLAGTASPYPALTLGFVVAAAPPAPAASGGLAPVPSPPPPLLRWDVLDGGRFVPVTVVRDDTGGLRASGTVELRVPRSWEPSRPPGPRPGPPLRWLRLRIAHGAFDGAPPAISGLRLNMVAATAARTIRDEPLQPVQDPSDAGRRRMTLSQVPILAGSVVIEVDDDAGGDVFGTTAARATRWEEVESLAAYGPDDRVFVVDHATGEVTFGDGVHGAAVPPGFRNVRAARYRVGGGAAGAVRAGAVNAVVTALPFVAGVTNPFPASGGTDAEPDAEAIRRGAGELRARGRAVTPADYGLLAAHAPGASVARAHGVAGLHPDHPGVPIPGVVGVLVVPPAGDDGEPPVPTAATLRAVAGHLTREVAPAGVTVVAGPVRYARVAVDAWVVLDPGRDRAGVLAAAGDAVTAYLDPLRGGDSGAGWPFGGALRHTPTVRRLLAVDGVRAVSRLTFTVDGLRLPPCADHAIAPHTLVWPERPLLIPVGDRP; encoded by the coding sequence ATGACCGGGCAGGTGTGGTGGGAGCGGGCCGCGGACGACGACGCCGAGGGACGGATCGTCCCCGGCCCCGGGCCCTCGGGCGTGCGGCCGGAGCTGGTCGAGGCGACCCGGGAGGCGGTCAGGGCCGCCGTGCGCGCCCGGATCCCCGGGTACACGCCCGACTGGACCAACTCCGACCGCAGGGACGCCGGGGTCGCGCTGGTGCGGCTGTTCGGCACGCAGGCCGAGCCCGTGCTCGCCCGGGTGAACCGGCTGCCGGAGAAGGCGCTGGCCGAGCACCTGGCGACGGCGGGCGTGCGGCGCAGGCCGGCCGGGGCGGCGGTCGCGCTGCTGGAGTTCGCGGTGAACCCGCCGGACGGCGCGTCGGTGCTGGTCCCGGCCGGGTTCCAGGCCACCGTGTCCGGCACGGCCGGGCAGGTGATCTACGAGACCGACGAGGACCTGTACGCCACCCCGGCCACGCTCGCCGCGCTCGCGGTGCAGGAGGCCGGGTCGCTCCAGGCGATCGTGCTCGGCCCCGCAGGCCCCGGACGCCCGTTCGCGCCCTTCCGCCGCGCCCCCGAGCCGGGCAACGGGCTGTGGATCGGCCTGGCGGGCACCGCGAGCCCGTACCCGGCGCTCACGCTGGGCTTCGTGGTGGCCGCCGCGCCGCCCGCGCCCGCGGCCTCCGGCGGGCTCGCCCCCGTGCCGTCCCCGCCTCCGCCGCTGCTGCGCTGGGACGTGCTGGACGGCGGCAGGTTCGTGCCCGTCACCGTCGTGCGCGACGACACCGGCGGGCTGCGCGCGAGCGGGACCGTGGAGCTGCGGGTGCCGCGCTCCTGGGAGCCGTCCCGCCCGCCGGGGCCCAGGCCGGGCCCGCCGCTGCGGTGGCTGCGGCTGCGGATCGCGCACGGCGCGTTCGACGGCGCGCCGCCCGCGATCTCGGGGCTGCGGCTCAACATGGTCGCGGCCACGGCCGCCCGCACCATCAGGGACGAGCCGCTGCAACCGGTCCAGGACCCTTCGGACGCGGGGCGGCGGCGGATGACGCTGAGCCAGGTGCCGATCCTCGCGGGCTCGGTCGTGATCGAGGTGGACGACGACGCGGGCGGCGACGTGTTCGGCACGACGGCGGCCCGCGCGACGCGGTGGGAGGAAGTGGAGAGCCTGGCCGCCTACGGCCCCGACGACCGGGTGTTCGTCGTGGACCACGCGACCGGCGAGGTCACCTTCGGCGACGGCGTGCACGGCGCGGCCGTGCCGCCCGGGTTCCGCAACGTGCGGGCGGCGCGCTACCGCGTGGGCGGCGGCGCGGCCGGAGCCGTGCGGGCGGGCGCCGTCAACGCCGTGGTGACCGCGCTCCCGTTCGTCGCCGGCGTCACCAACCCCTTCCCCGCCTCGGGCGGGACGGACGCCGAGCCCGACGCCGAGGCGATCCGACGCGGCGCCGGGGAGCTGCGCGCCCGGGGCCGCGCCGTGACGCCCGCCGACTACGGGCTGCTGGCCGCGCATGCGCCGGGCGCGTCGGTGGCCCGCGCGCACGGGGTGGCGGGCCTGCACCCGGACCACCCCGGCGTGCCGATCCCGGGCGTGGTGGGCGTTCTCGTGGTGCCGCCCGCGGGCGACGACGGCGAGCCTCCGGTGCCGACGGCCGCGACGCTGCGCGCGGTCGCCGGCCATCTCACCCGTGAGGTGGCCCCGGCCGGGGTCACGGTGGTCGCCGGGCCGGTGCGGTACGCGCGGGTGGCCGTGGATGCGTGGGTCGTCCTGGACCCGGGCCGCGACCGCGCCGGCGTGCTGGCCGCGGCGGGCGACGCGGTGACCGCGTACCTGGACCCGCTGCGCGGCGGGGACTCCGGCGCGGGCTGGCCGTTCGGCGGCGCGCTGCGGCACACCCCGACGGTGCGGCGGCTGCTGGCGGTGGACGGGGTGCGCGCGGTGTCCCGGCTCACGTTCACCGTCGACGGCCTGCGGTTGCCGCCCTGCGCCGATCACGCGATCGCGCCCCACACGCTCGTGTGGCCCGAGCGCCCGCTGCTGATCCCCGTAGGAGACCGACCGTGA
- a CDS encoding baseplate J/gp47 family protein: protein MTIPAPKLDDLTWADMMAAIRRRVPAESGGVWTLHAPADPGVTLLELFAYLLEQRLYWLDQAPDALTVAVLRLLGLDPPRPAGAAATVLRLAAEWPDEPVPVVPAGTVLSRDPAGRVAFTLDDDVTVLPLDPAGEVTVWTDRDRTTDLRARRGVPLAAPGGGPAEARFTLPLAGALPAPGPISLLFELDAPAASPPSWSPRAAGDVPPPAELTWSWFRPGSDDAPRPFAEVRDGTAGLRRSGIVRLLPPAGWTTEGRGLLLSTRAATFAAPPRLLQVAVNVSAARDREWRTATGAELGDQIGAWRKLPGQRLVLPDAAGRLLEASLWLAGEEWRPVADLTFGAPADRVFVIDREEGALEFGDGLTGRVPVPTGDVRVEYVVGGGRAGNGGLTGNWLPVQDSVIRRGALAGANVVRAEGGEEPETVADARRRAAGALGEVTRAVTAADHVTLAETTPGVAVARAHASPGEHPGFPCATVPGAVTVRIVPAAPRGDFGRPDFVAAPVPDPAALRVVAARLEEARLLTAEVFVRPPAYREVALRVDLSGDPADRARVSAVVTAALRRYLDPLVGGDEEDGWPFGEALRPSALVRAAQRALGDLADVLAVAIGTGGENCADGIEGIDSAAGAAGVDGEAAWEDCRDVPLRSFELPVPRVIRIRVVPVAETGEGLT from the coding sequence GTGACGATTCCCGCGCCGAAGCTGGACGACCTGACCTGGGCCGACATGATGGCGGCCATTCGCCGCCGCGTTCCCGCCGAGTCCGGCGGCGTCTGGACGCTGCACGCGCCCGCCGACCCCGGCGTCACGCTGCTGGAGCTGTTCGCCTACCTGCTGGAGCAGCGCCTCTACTGGCTGGACCAGGCGCCGGACGCGTTGACGGTCGCCGTGCTGCGCCTGCTCGGCCTCGACCCGCCCCGGCCGGCCGGGGCGGCGGCCACGGTGCTCCGGCTGGCCGCCGAGTGGCCCGATGAGCCGGTCCCCGTCGTGCCCGCCGGGACGGTGCTGTCGCGGGACCCGGCGGGGCGGGTGGCCTTCACCCTGGACGACGACGTGACCGTCCTCCCGCTCGACCCCGCGGGCGAGGTGACCGTGTGGACCGACCGGGACCGCACCACGGACCTGCGGGCCCGCCGCGGGGTCCCGCTGGCGGCGCCCGGCGGCGGCCCGGCAGAGGCGCGGTTCACGCTGCCGCTCGCCGGCGCGCTGCCCGCGCCCGGCCCGATCTCGCTGCTGTTCGAGCTGGACGCGCCCGCCGCGTCCCCGCCGTCGTGGTCGCCGCGCGCGGCCGGCGACGTGCCGCCGCCCGCCGAGCTGACCTGGTCCTGGTTCCGGCCCGGCTCCGACGACGCGCCACGTCCCTTCGCCGAGGTGCGGGACGGCACGGCGGGCCTGCGGCGCTCCGGGATCGTCCGGCTGCTGCCGCCCGCCGGCTGGACCACCGAGGGCCGGGGGCTGCTGCTGTCCACCCGCGCCGCGACGTTCGCCGCGCCGCCCCGGCTGCTCCAGGTGGCGGTCAACGTGTCGGCCGCCCGGGACCGCGAGTGGCGCACCGCGACCGGCGCCGAGCTCGGCGACCAGATCGGCGCGTGGCGGAAGCTGCCGGGACAGCGGCTCGTGCTGCCGGACGCCGCCGGTCGCCTGCTGGAGGCGTCCCTGTGGCTGGCGGGCGAGGAATGGCGGCCGGTGGCCGACCTCACCTTCGGCGCTCCCGCCGACCGGGTCTTCGTCATCGACCGGGAGGAGGGCGCGCTGGAGTTCGGCGACGGCCTCACCGGCCGCGTCCCCGTGCCGACCGGGGACGTGAGGGTCGAGTACGTGGTCGGGGGCGGACGGGCCGGCAACGGCGGCCTGACCGGGAACTGGCTGCCCGTCCAGGACTCCGTCATCCGGCGCGGCGCGCTGGCAGGGGCCAACGTGGTGCGGGCCGAGGGCGGCGAGGAACCCGAGACCGTGGCCGACGCCCGCCGCCGCGCCGCCGGGGCGCTCGGCGAGGTGACCCGCGCCGTCACCGCCGCCGACCACGTCACGCTGGCCGAGACCACGCCGGGGGTCGCGGTCGCCCGCGCGCACGCCTCGCCCGGCGAGCACCCCGGCTTCCCCTGCGCCACGGTGCCGGGCGCGGTGACCGTGCGGATCGTGCCCGCCGCGCCGCGCGGGGACTTCGGCCGTCCGGACTTCGTCGCCGCGCCCGTGCCCGATCCGGCGGCGCTCCGCGTGGTCGCCGCCCGTCTGGAGGAGGCGCGGCTGCTCACCGCCGAGGTGTTCGTCCGCCCGCCCGCCTATCGCGAGGTGGCGCTGCGCGTCGACCTGTCCGGCGACCCGGCCGACCGGGCGCGGGTCTCGGCCGTCGTGACCGCCGCGCTGCGCCGCTACCTGGACCCGCTGGTGGGTGGGGACGAAGAGGACGGATGGCCGTTCGGGGAGGCGCTGCGCCCCTCCGCCCTGGTGCGCGCCGCCCAGCGGGCGCTCGGCGACCTCGCGGACGTCCTGGCCGTCGCGATCGGCACGGGCGGCGAGAACTGTGCTGACGGCATTGAAGGCATTGACAGCGCGGCCGGGGCGGCCGGCGTGGACGGCGAGGCGGCGTGGGAGGACTGTCGCGATGTGCCGCTGCGGTCGTTCGAGCTGCCGGTGCCGCGGGTGATCCGGATCCGGGTCGTGCCCGTGGCCGAGACGGGTGAGGGGCTGACATGA
- a CDS encoding GPW/gp25 family protein → MSEDFLGTGWRFPIMPDEAGRLEYAAGEQSIEHCLRALLLTATGERVMRPDFGTRAQESVFAPGGVQSLRDLENSIVEAVRAHEPRVELEEVRAETDPADASRVTVSVTYRIRRGNTKANLVFPYYLGLTGSTP, encoded by the coding sequence GTGAGCGAGGACTTCCTCGGCACCGGCTGGCGCTTCCCGATCATGCCCGACGAGGCGGGACGGCTGGAGTACGCCGCCGGCGAGCAGAGCATCGAGCACTGCCTGCGCGCCCTGCTGCTCACCGCGACCGGCGAACGCGTGATGCGACCGGACTTCGGCACCCGCGCCCAGGAGTCGGTGTTCGCGCCCGGCGGCGTGCAGAGCCTGCGCGACCTGGAGAACTCGATCGTCGAGGCCGTGCGCGCCCACGAGCCCCGCGTGGAACTGGAAGAGGTGCGCGCCGAGACCGACCCCGCCGACGCCTCCCGGGTCACCGTCTCGGTGACCTACCGAATCCGCCGCGGCAACACCAAGGCCAACCTCGTCTTCCCGTACTACCTCGGCCTCACCGGGAGCACCCCGTGA
- a CDS encoding phage baseplate assembly protein V — MTRTTPRARSTDKRYYGVVEAIVEENEGDDEGRVKVRFPWFDGSTVTDWCRVSQLYAGGGYGSLFVPEKGDEVLVAFVHGDMRFPIVLGGLYNGVDKPPAARKDGKDQKIIRTRHGHEVLLDDTASKAAVRVRSAAGHVVELDDQGKAIRITAAEGGSVTVTATGDITLTAAKVTIESSSIDLGGGATEPLVLGNALLTAFNTHTHASSGAPPTPPLDTSVLATKARTA; from the coding sequence ATGACCAGGACCACGCCGCGCGCCCGCAGCACCGACAAGCGCTACTACGGCGTCGTCGAGGCCATCGTCGAGGAGAACGAGGGCGACGACGAGGGCCGGGTGAAGGTGCGCTTCCCGTGGTTCGACGGCAGCACCGTCACCGACTGGTGCCGGGTGAGCCAGCTCTACGCGGGCGGCGGCTACGGCTCGCTCTTCGTCCCCGAGAAGGGCGACGAGGTGCTGGTGGCGTTCGTGCACGGTGACATGCGCTTCCCGATCGTCCTCGGCGGCCTCTACAACGGCGTGGACAAGCCGCCGGCGGCCAGGAAGGACGGAAAGGACCAGAAGATCATCCGGACCCGGCACGGGCACGAGGTGCTGCTGGACGACACCGCGTCCAAGGCCGCCGTCCGGGTCAGATCGGCCGCCGGGCACGTCGTCGAGCTGGACGACCAGGGCAAGGCGATCAGGATCACCGCGGCCGAGGGCGGCAGCGTGACCGTGACCGCCACGGGCGACATCACGCTCACGGCCGCGAAGGTCACCATCGAGTCCTCGTCCATCGACCTCGGCGGCGGCGCGACCGAGCCGCTCGTGCTCGGCAACGCGCTGCTGACCGCCTTCAACACCCACACCCATGCGTCGTCCGGCGCGCCCCCCACACCGCCATTGGACACCTCCGTGCTGGCCACGAAGGCGAGGACCGCGTGA
- a CDS encoding phage late control D family protein — MSTPVPEVASPDRYAPEFEVHIEGLELDPTTKNDIIDIKVNRDIDEMSGFDLTLNNWDDVNLRFKHSDSTRFRLGGRVSVRLGYADRLLTVATGTISTLSPKFSDSASPTVAVSGVDGLLRLKDRKPAENETKIYRNKPDWQIAELIAQRNHLRIAVTKEGPTHDVVVQKNQDDASFLMERAKRLDFDCYILPDPATGEDTLYFIKPTDGRDGRPIRVYRLAYAPGLSTGPGAQPAGLVPNLIEFTPTLTVSQQVSKLTVRGWDPRTKQPIAFTATAENLPAGQNTADGQSGPQAADSALQGRQEVLVDAPVTSDQEARELAISLLRERAYEFITATGRVAGLPELRPGDNLEIYGLGRRFSGSYFVKRVEHSLSTSGFFTQFTARRIHEGDRS; from the coding sequence ATGAGCACGCCCGTGCCCGAGGTCGCCTCGCCGGACCGGTACGCGCCGGAGTTCGAGGTGCACATCGAGGGGTTGGAGCTCGACCCCACCACCAAGAACGACATCATCGACATCAAGGTCAACCGGGACATCGATGAGATGTCCGGGTTCGACCTCACGCTGAACAACTGGGACGACGTCAACCTGCGGTTCAAGCACAGCGATTCGACGCGGTTCCGGCTCGGCGGCCGGGTGTCGGTGCGCCTGGGCTACGCCGACCGGCTGCTCACCGTCGCCACCGGGACGATCAGCACGCTCAGCCCCAAGTTCTCCGACTCCGCGTCGCCGACCGTGGCGGTGAGCGGCGTGGACGGGCTGCTGCGGCTCAAGGACCGCAAACCCGCCGAGAACGAGACCAAGATCTACCGGAACAAGCCCGACTGGCAGATCGCCGAGCTGATCGCCCAGCGCAACCACCTGCGGATCGCCGTCACCAAGGAGGGCCCGACGCACGACGTGGTGGTGCAGAAGAACCAGGACGACGCGTCGTTCCTGATGGAGCGCGCGAAGCGGCTCGACTTCGACTGCTACATCCTGCCCGACCCGGCCACCGGCGAGGACACCCTCTACTTCATCAAGCCCACCGACGGGCGCGACGGCCGTCCGATCCGGGTCTACCGGCTGGCCTACGCGCCGGGGCTGAGCACCGGGCCCGGCGCCCAGCCCGCGGGCCTGGTGCCCAACCTGATCGAGTTCACCCCGACCCTGACGGTGTCGCAGCAGGTCAGCAAGCTGACCGTGCGCGGCTGGGACCCCCGCACCAAGCAACCCATCGCGTTCACCGCGACCGCCGAGAACCTGCCGGCCGGGCAGAACACCGCCGACGGGCAGAGCGGGCCGCAGGCGGCCGACAGCGCGCTGCAGGGCCGCCAGGAGGTGCTGGTCGACGCGCCGGTCACCAGCGACCAGGAGGCCCGCGAGCTGGCGATCAGCCTGCTGCGGGAACGCGCCTACGAGTTCATCACCGCCACCGGCCGCGTCGCCGGGCTGCCCGAGCTGCGGCCCGGCGACAACCTGGAGATCTACGGCCTCGGCCGGCGGTTCTCCGGCTCGTACTTCGTCAAGCGGGTCGAGCACTCGCTGAGCACCAGCGGGTTCTTCACCCAGTTCACCGCCCGGCGCATCCACGAGGGAGACCGGTCATGA
- a CDS encoding CIS tube protein, with protein MSVTPTSFARQGDAPARLEIIRPVIADERSRRIPLRFNPTDYKLSKSNTFAEVTIPGLETPPLQYVRGGTETLTVQALVDTSDTLENVRVRYVDALRNLLRPDSREHAPPIVRFVWDEAVFTGVVEKLDVNYQLFKPDGVPLRALLDLTLKEFRTAAAQAAETPRSSPTVEKSYVVRRGDTLSSISAAVYRRPDAWRELARANGIDDPRDLRPGRVLTVPRLP; from the coding sequence GTGAGCGTCACCCCCACGTCCTTCGCGCGCCAGGGCGACGCGCCGGCCCGGCTGGAGATCATCCGGCCGGTGATCGCCGACGAGCGCAGCCGCCGGATCCCGCTGCGGTTCAACCCGACCGACTACAAGCTCAGCAAGAGCAACACGTTCGCCGAGGTCACGATCCCGGGTCTTGAGACGCCGCCGCTGCAGTACGTGCGCGGCGGCACCGAGACGCTGACCGTGCAGGCGCTGGTGGACACCTCCGACACGCTGGAGAACGTCCGGGTGCGCTACGTGGACGCGCTGCGGAACCTGCTGCGTCCCGACAGCCGGGAGCACGCGCCGCCGATCGTCAGGTTCGTCTGGGACGAGGCGGTGTTCACCGGGGTCGTGGAGAAGCTGGACGTGAACTACCAGCTCTTCAAGCCGGACGGGGTGCCGCTGCGCGCCCTGCTGGACCTGACGCTGAAGGAGTTCCGCACGGCGGCGGCGCAGGCGGCCGAGACGCCGCGGTCCTCCCCCACCGTGGAGAAGAGCTACGTGGTGCGCCGGGGCGACACGCTCAGCAGCATCTCCGCGGCGGTGTACCGGCGGCCGGACGCCTGGCGGGAGCTGGCGCGGGCCAACGGCATCGACGATCCGCGCGACCTGCGGCCGGGCCGGGTGCTCACCGTGCCCCGGCTGCCGTGA
- a CDS encoding putative phage tail protein, which produces MPKVTIHNLEVRFQVEGDEGAVFTRLFNKHIQAWARLYEQECARARHTDAERRFGDGGDRP; this is translated from the coding sequence ATGCCGAAGGTGACGATCCACAACCTGGAGGTCCGGTTCCAGGTGGAGGGAGACGAGGGAGCGGTGTTCACCCGCCTGTTCAACAAGCACATCCAGGCGTGGGCGCGGCTCTACGAGCAGGAGTGCGCCCGGGCCAGGCACACCGACGCGGAACGCCGGTTCGGCGACGGCGGGGACCGCCCGTGA
- a CDS encoding phage tail protein, which translates to MMPDPLPKYRFLVTLDPGDAYLPPAQALLLPLVAAGAFQEVTGLGAQLEVTSYAEGGRNDSVRQLPLRHSWNRITLKRGVVRDPLLWSWYQAGLADSLGARRDGAVIVLGPDGVPAVAWGFHGGLAAKWSGPDLHGEQNAVALESLEIAHEGLTKVTQDGEGR; encoded by the coding sequence ATGATGCCGGACCCGCTGCCCAAATACCGCTTCCTGGTCACGCTGGACCCCGGCGACGCCTACCTGCCGCCCGCGCAGGCGCTGCTGCTGCCGCTGGTCGCGGCGGGCGCGTTCCAGGAGGTCACGGGCCTCGGCGCGCAATTGGAGGTCACGAGCTACGCCGAGGGCGGGCGCAACGACTCGGTGCGCCAGCTCCCGCTGCGCCACTCGTGGAACCGGATCACGCTCAAGCGGGGCGTCGTGCGCGACCCCTTGCTGTGGTCCTGGTACCAGGCCGGGCTGGCCGACTCGCTCGGCGCACGCCGCGACGGCGCGGTGATCGTGCTCGGCCCGGACGGCGTCCCGGCGGTGGCGTGGGGGTTCCACGGCGGGCTGGCCGCCAAGTGGAGCGGCCCGGACCTGCACGGCGAGCAGAACGCGGTCGCGCTGGAGTCCCTGGAGATCGCGCACGAGGGGCTCACCAAGGTCACGCAGGACGGCGAAGGGAGGTGA